One window of the Montipora foliosa isolate CH-2021 chromosome 4, ASM3666993v2, whole genome shotgun sequence genome contains the following:
- the LOC138001090 gene encoding uncharacterized protein, translating into MTFLVKVSEDCFHLERLALSTLANVGVKSKFLQNRQKLTIKTDVSFRLVNSTINTFLHSRIVDKQPSQTPKQPRAIVRVVIPFKDQESANYVKKELKNLSIKVQTTVQPVFVSRKIGQDLKVRETKPQIVNQQRVVYRFQCDLCDAGYVGYTRGHLHTRVDGHKQKASSVYKHYHEQHGEVPKDLLRRFSILKKCRNKFDCLVNEMLFIRDLKPTLNVQSDSIRAKVFI; encoded by the exons ATGACATTCCTTGTAAAGGTTTCAGAAGACTGCTTCCATTTAGAGCGCCTTGCTTTGTCGACTTTAGCAAACGTTGGAGTTAAGTCGAAGTTCTTACAGA ACAGGcaaaaattaacgataaaaaccgacgtttcgttTCGCTTGGTAAATTCCACCATTAACACCTTCTTACATTCTAGAATCGTTGATAAGCAGCCCTCACAGACGCCCAAACAACCAAGAGCCATTGTTCGTGTGGTCATACCGTTTAAAGACCAGGAATCAGCAAATTATGTTAAGAAAGAGCTCAAGAATCTCAGCATAAAGGTGCAGACAACTGTCCAGCCAGTATTCGTTAGCCGAAAAATTGGCCAAGATCTTAAAGTACGCGAAACTAAGCCACAGATCGTCAACCAACAACGCGTCGTTTAtcgttttcaatgtgacctgtgtgatgcaggttatgtgGGCTATACGCGTGGACACTTACACACACGTGTGGATGGacataaacaaaaggcatcttcTGTATATAAACACTATCACGAACAGCACGGCGAAGTCCCAAAAGACCTACTGAGGCGTTTTAGCATTCTGAAAAAGTGTAGAAATAAGTTTGATTGTTTGGtgaatgaaatgcttttcatcagagacctaaaacccactctgaacgtgcaaagcgattcaattcgcgcaaaagtatttatataa
- the LOC137999063 gene encoding uncharacterized protein, with the protein MVSLRKKYHQEVMNTHTKKILRLLNIEIDVDEHILNLSSYNLSFFQKLVLCRGLKFAIPQRVSAIDVKASFEKAYWSLEPHLNSDNLKELSAATLRSVALNYIERKSPKPPKTLLRAIEELKERDDIVITKPDKGSGVVVLDKTEYLRLLSEASINDTSKFCAVPLEKPKTRGRPPKHYHPLLQKEKILDSIVRRILPKTIADSVNPSGSRLAHLYGLPKTHKEQLAMRPILSATDTYNYPLAKWLDEKLKPLSLNQYTVTDIFDFTNEIHELKINEGEILVSYDVSSLFTNVPLDETIEILVNRAFTNNWFNTTHNLALTRTDLVDLLSVATKGQLFQFDGALYEQTDGVAMGSPLGPLLANVFMSSIEDTLQRQGKLPSFYRRYVDDTLTVMSDLATATTFLHTLNSAHTSVKFTMEVEKNGKLPFLGTELLNHAPRIETKVYVKPTNTGLLLHYQSHVDNRYKRSLLTTMLDRAHRLSSSWTFFSEECDRLKKVFAHLKYPERLVNSTINTFLHSRIVDKQPSQTPKQPRAIVRVVIPFKDQESANYVKKELKNLSIKVQTTVQPVFVSRKIGQDLKVRETKPQIVNQQRVVYRFQCDLCDAGYVGYTRGHLHTRVDGHKQKASSVYKHYHEQHGEVPKDLLRRFSILKKCRNKFDCLVNEMLFIRDLKPTLNVQSDSIRAKVFI; encoded by the coding sequence ATGGTAAGCCTTAGAAAGAAGTATCATCAGGAAGTCATGAACACTCACACAAAGAAGATCTTACGGTTGCTCAACATCGAAATAGACGTTGATGAACATATTTTAAACCTGTCATCCTACAACCTCTCCTTTTTCCAGAAACTGGTCCTTTGCCGAGGATTGAAATTTGCTATTCCTCAACGTGTGTCTGCCATAGATGTGAAAGCAAGCTTTGAAAAAGCTTATTGGAGCCTTGAACCCCACCTCAATAGTGATAATTTAAAGGAACTATCTGCGGCAACGTTACGTTCCGTTGCACTAAATTACATCGAGCGCAAGAGTCCGAAACCTCCAAAGACACTGCTGAGAGCTATCGAGGAGTTAAAAGAACGCGACGACATCGTTATCACGAAACCCGACAAAGGGTCTGGTGTTGTGGTCTTGGACAAAACCGAATACTTACGATTACTATCTGAAGCCTCAATCAATGATACAAGCAAGTTCTGTGCGGTTCCCCTGGAGAAACCCAAGACCAGGGGCAGACCACCCAAACATTACCACCCGCTACTACAAAAGGAGAAGATCCTAGATTCCATTGTTCGTAGAATTCTGCCAAAGACCATTGCAGACTCTGTGAACCCTTCAGGTTCCAGATTGGCACATTTATACGGGTTGCCGAAAACCCACAAAGAACAATTGGCTATGAGGCCTATATTATCAGCGACCGACACGTACAATTATCCCCTGGCTAAATGGCTCGACGAGAAATTGAAGCCCTTGTCACTTAATCAGTATACAGTTACTGATATTTTTGATTTCACAAATGAGATTCACGAGCTTAAGATCAACGAGGGTGAAATCTTGGTTTCGTATGATGTCTCCTCGTTATTCACAAACGTGCCTTTGGATGAAACAATAGAGATCCTGGTCAACAGAGCCTTTACAAACAATTGGTTCAATACAACGCACAATCTTGCCCTTACCAGAACGGATCTTGTCGATCTCCTAAGCGTAGCCACTAAAGGCCAACTGTTTCAGTTTGACGGAGCTCTTTACGAACAGACAGATGGCGTTGCTATGGGGTCCCCTCTCGGGCCCTTATTAGCTAACGTTTTCATGTCATCCATCGAAGATACCCTCCAGCGGCAAGGAAAACTACCATCCTTTTACCGTCGATATGTTGATGACACGCTCACTGTAATGTCTGATTTAGCAACAGCAACTACTTTCCTGCATACCCTCAACAGCGCCCACACTTCGGTCAAATTCACCATGGAGGTGGAAAAGAACGGCAAGCTTCCTTTCCTTGGCACCGAATTACTCAACCATGCACCTcggattgaaaccaaggtttaTGTGAAACCCACAAACACGGGGCTACTATTACACTATCAAAGCCATGTAGACAATCGCTACAAACGGAGCTTACTGACAACCATGCTTGATCGCGCACACCGATTATCTTCCTCCTGGACCTTTTTCTCTGAAGAGTGTGATCGCCTAAAGAAAGTTTTCGCACACCTTAAATACCCGGAACGCTTGGTAAATTCCACCATTAACACCTTCTTACATTCTAGAATCGTTGATAAGCAGCCCTCACAGACGCCCAAACAACCAAGAGCCATTGTTCGTGTGGTCATACCGTTTAAAGACCAGGAATCAGCAAATTATGTTAAGAAAGAGCTCAAGAATCTCAGCATAAAGGTGCAGACAACTGTCCAGCCAGTATTCGTTAGCCGAAAAATTGGCCAAGATCTTAAAGTACGCGAAACTAAGCCACAGATCGTCAACCAACAACGCGTCGTTTAtcgttttcaatgtgacctgtgtgatgcaggttatgtgGGCTATACGCGTGGACACTTACACACACGTGTGGATGGacataaacaaaaggcatcttcTGTATATAAACACTATCACGAACAGCACGGCGAAGTCCCAAAAGACCTACTGAGGCGTTTTAGCATTCTGAAAAAGTGTAGAAATAAGTTTGATTGTTTGGtgaatgaaatgcttttcatcagagacctaaaacccactctgaacgtgcaaagcgattcaattcgcgcaaaagtatttatataa